A single region of the Austwickia chelonae genome encodes:
- the dnaJ gene encoding molecular chaperone DnaJ, whose product MNDYYADLGVGREASPEEIKRAYRRLARKLHPDVNPGAEAEAQFKKISQAYDVLGDAEKKRAYDMGSDPYGGAAGGFGQGFSFSDIMDAFFGGAATAQRGPRPRRQRGQDALVPLEVDLQTAVFGGEKDLTVDTAVECNTCHGEGTQTGTSVRQCDVCQGRGEVQQVQRSFLGQVMTSRPCTACQGYGTVIPSPCFECSGHGRVRTRRTLTLRVPAGVDSGTRIQLSGEGEIGPGAGPAGDLYVEVRVAAHDVFTRRGDDLHCTAELPMTAAALGTTVTLETFDGPQEISIQAGAQPAEVLTLKGKGVTHLRGTGRGDLLIHLDVRTPTRLNAEQEELLRQLARLRGEEKPEARLGVVNKDDGGFFGRVRDAFRGK is encoded by the coding sequence GTGAACGACTACTACGCCGATCTGGGCGTCGGGCGGGAAGCCAGCCCGGAGGAGATCAAGCGCGCCTATCGCCGTCTGGCTCGCAAGCTCCACCCCGATGTCAACCCCGGAGCCGAGGCAGAGGCGCAGTTCAAGAAGATCAGCCAGGCCTATGACGTCCTGGGTGATGCCGAGAAGAAGCGGGCCTACGACATGGGCTCAGACCCCTACGGCGGTGCTGCCGGTGGCTTCGGTCAGGGTTTCAGCTTCAGCGACATCATGGATGCCTTCTTCGGGGGCGCGGCTACCGCACAACGAGGGCCACGGCCACGCCGTCAGCGTGGACAGGACGCGCTGGTGCCCCTCGAGGTCGACCTACAGACCGCTGTCTTCGGCGGGGAGAAGGATCTCACGGTGGACACCGCCGTGGAGTGCAACACCTGTCATGGGGAAGGAACCCAGACCGGTACCTCTGTGCGTCAGTGTGATGTCTGCCAGGGCCGAGGTGAGGTCCAGCAGGTGCAGCGGAGCTTCCTGGGACAGGTCATGACCAGCAGGCCGTGTACCGCCTGCCAGGGGTACGGCACGGTCATCCCCAGTCCCTGTTTCGAATGCTCGGGTCACGGCAGGGTCCGCACCCGGCGCACGCTGACCCTGCGGGTTCCTGCAGGGGTCGACTCCGGCACCCGCATCCAGCTCTCCGGTGAGGGCGAGATCGGCCCCGGTGCCGGACCAGCCGGTGACCTGTACGTCGAGGTACGGGTCGCAGCCCATGACGTCTTCACCCGTCGGGGAGACGACCTGCACTGCACTGCCGAGCTGCCGATGACTGCTGCCGCATTGGGCACCACGGTCACCCTGGAGACCTTCGACGGTCCGCAGGAGATCAGCATCCAAGCGGGCGCGCAGCCGGCCGAGGTGTTGACCCTCAAGGGAAAGGGTGTCACACATCTGCGAGGGACCGGCCGCGGTGATCTGCTCATCCACCTGGACGTCCGTACCCCGACTCGTTTGAACGCCGAGCAGGAAGAGCTGCTGCGTCAGTTGGCCCGTTTGCGCGGCGAAGAGAAGCCGGAAGCGCGTCTAGGCGTGGTCAACAAGGACGACGGTGGATTCTTCGGGCGGGTCAGGGACGCCTTCCGGGGCAAATGA
- a CDS encoding DUF3097 domain-containing protein: protein MNSRYDIDPLTGDWRTPKRGRSTDQQAEPGLVVEEATTGWCGAVVTVEKAGGMYVVHLEDRRGHVRAFPLGPGFLLDGLPVTLTPPASPQVAELAERRHAASRTASGSRAVADAPARVARASRILVEGRHDAELVEKIWGDDLRIEGVAVEYIEGVDHLADYVQEFAPTSRRRLGVLVDHLVPGSKESRLVAAVEEMRPQGAHIKILGHPYVDIWQAVRPSRLGLSSWPQVPREIPWKHGILAHLGWEHQTQADVAQGWRRILSCVRGYTDLEPELLAPVEELIDFVTVDPSGIPD, encoded by the coding sequence GTGAACTCTCGATATGACATCGATCCGCTCACCGGTGACTGGCGAACGCCGAAGAGAGGCCGATCCACCGACCAGCAGGCCGAGCCGGGGTTGGTCGTCGAGGAAGCCACCACAGGTTGGTGCGGCGCAGTGGTCACCGTGGAGAAAGCCGGTGGCATGTACGTGGTGCACCTGGAAGACCGGCGAGGACACGTCCGGGCCTTCCCCTTGGGGCCTGGTTTCCTGCTCGACGGGCTCCCGGTCACTCTGACTCCGCCGGCCTCCCCGCAAGTAGCCGAACTGGCCGAACGCCGACACGCAGCCTCTCGAACGGCCAGCGGCTCGAGAGCCGTCGCTGATGCCCCGGCCCGAGTGGCCCGAGCCTCTCGGATCCTCGTCGAGGGCCGCCACGACGCCGAGCTGGTGGAGAAGATCTGGGGCGACGATCTACGGATCGAGGGCGTGGCTGTGGAGTACATCGAGGGGGTCGACCATCTGGCGGACTACGTGCAGGAGTTCGCCCCCACCTCACGACGCCGACTTGGCGTGCTGGTCGACCATCTCGTTCCTGGCAGCAAGGAGTCGCGGCTGGTCGCCGCGGTCGAGGAGATGCGTCCGCAGGGAGCGCACATCAAGATCCTGGGCCACCCCTATGTGGACATCTGGCAGGCGGTCCGCCCCTCCCGTCTGGGCCTGAGTTCATGGCCCCAGGTCCCTCGAGAGATCCCTTGGAAGCACGGCATACTGGCGCATCTGGGGTGGGAGCACCAGACCCAGGCCGATGTGGCTCAGGGATGGCGACGGATCCTGAGCTGCGTCCGCGGTTACACCGACCTGGAACCCGAGCTCCTGGCACCGGTGGAAGAGCTGATCGACTTCGTGACGGTCGACCCCTCCGGGATTCCCGACTGA
- the ybeY gene encoding rRNA maturation RNase YbeY: MSIEVLNETEHQVDVDELVELAKYVLEQMHVHPRAELCITCVDVEAMTNLHVQWMDLPGPTDVMSFPMDELRPGRDGEASQEGVLGDIVICPEVAEKQAAEAGHTPAEEELLLVTHGILHLLGYDHAEPDEEKEMFELQRTLLLTYLAGRGKR; encoded by the coding sequence ATGAGCATCGAGGTCCTCAACGAGACCGAACACCAGGTCGACGTCGACGAACTCGTCGAACTGGCCAAGTACGTTCTGGAGCAGATGCATGTTCACCCCCGGGCTGAGCTCTGCATCACCTGTGTGGACGTCGAAGCCATGACGAATCTGCATGTCCAGTGGATGGATCTTCCCGGTCCGACCGATGTGATGAGTTTCCCGATGGACGAGCTTCGTCCTGGGAGAGACGGAGAGGCCAGCCAAGAGGGTGTCCTCGGCGACATCGTCATCTGCCCGGAGGTCGCGGAGAAGCAGGCTGCCGAGGCGGGCCACACCCCTGCCGAGGAAGAGCTCCTGTTGGTGACCCATGGCATCCTGCACCTGCTTGGTTACGACCATGCCGAGCCGGACGAGGAGAAGGAGATGTTCGAGTTGCAGCGCACACTGCTGCTCACCTATCTGGCAGGACGTGGGAAGCGGTAG
- a CDS encoding 16S rRNA (uracil(1498)-N(3))-methyltransferase: MTAALFRVAEGCLNGSSVGGVLSLDGAEAHHAAVRRIRVGEQILLADGSGLVAESTVVEVGQGQLSARIDLIRDDGPPPPRLVLVQALAKNDRDEAAIEAATELGVDEVLAWQAGRSVVVWRGERGQRSLRKWGSVVAAAAKQSRRSTVPQVDGPLTTTRLAERIAAADAAFVLHERAEQRIAATEIPLEGEVLLVVGPEGGISDEELEIFVKAGALPVVLGDTVLRSSSAGPAGLAVILAATRWRRT, encoded by the coding sequence ATGACCGCCGCACTGTTCCGGGTGGCCGAGGGGTGTCTGAACGGCTCCTCAGTCGGCGGTGTCCTGTCCTTGGACGGCGCTGAAGCCCATCATGCTGCGGTACGCCGGATCCGGGTCGGTGAACAGATCCTGCTCGCCGACGGGTCCGGCCTCGTGGCCGAGTCCACTGTGGTCGAGGTCGGGCAGGGGCAGCTCAGCGCTCGGATCGACCTCATTCGGGACGACGGACCTCCGCCGCCGCGTCTGGTGCTGGTCCAGGCCTTGGCCAAGAACGACCGCGACGAAGCAGCGATCGAGGCGGCGACCGAGCTGGGCGTCGATGAGGTCCTGGCGTGGCAGGCCGGGCGCAGCGTCGTCGTCTGGCGGGGGGAACGCGGGCAACGTTCGCTGCGTAAATGGGGGTCGGTAGTGGCTGCTGCGGCGAAACAGTCACGTCGGTCGACCGTTCCTCAGGTCGACGGCCCACTCACCACGACTCGACTGGCCGAACGGATCGCTGCGGCCGATGCCGCCTTCGTCCTGCATGAACGGGCTGAACAGCGGATCGCCGCCACCGAGATCCCCCTTGAGGGCGAGGTGCTGCTCGTGGTCGGGCCGGAGGGCGGCATCAGCGATGAAGAACTGGAGATCTTCGTGAAGGCCGGTGCCCTCCCGGTCGTGCTGGGCGACACCGTGCTGAGGTCCTCCAGTGCAGGACCAGCCGGGTTGGCCGTCATCCTGGCGGCAACCCGGTGGCGTCGCACGTAG
- the era gene encoding GTPase Era: MNEDETDYRAGFACLVGRPNAGKSTLTNALVGQKVAITSSKPQTTRHTIRGISTTDESQLILVDTPGLHRPRTLLGERLNDLVRETLLDVDVVGFCLPADSRPGPGDQYIARELAELQRARRTPVVALVTKVDLVDRERLATHLMAVDQLGSWDAIVPCSAVQSTQVDVARGELAARLPRSPKLYPDDVLTDEPEVVMIAELVREAALEGVRDELPHSLAVVVEEILPREGRSEKDPLTDVRVNVFVERSSQKAIIIGRGGSRLKQVGTTARAGIEELLGHRVHLDLHVKVAKDWQRDPRQLRRLGF, encoded by the coding sequence ATGAATGAGGACGAGACGGACTACCGGGCCGGTTTCGCCTGCTTGGTAGGACGGCCCAATGCTGGCAAGTCGACGCTGACCAATGCTCTGGTGGGTCAGAAGGTGGCGATCACGTCGAGTAAACCGCAGACGACTCGGCACACGATCAGGGGGATCTCAACCACGGACGAGAGCCAACTCATCCTGGTCGACACGCCTGGCTTGCACCGGCCGCGCACTTTGCTGGGGGAGCGGTTGAACGATCTGGTGCGAGAGACCTTGCTGGATGTCGACGTCGTCGGTTTCTGCCTGCCGGCTGATTCCCGCCCTGGACCGGGCGACCAGTACATCGCTCGTGAACTGGCGGAGTTGCAGCGCGCCCGGCGTACTCCGGTGGTGGCGCTCGTCACGAAGGTCGATCTGGTCGACCGGGAACGCTTGGCGACCCATCTGATGGCCGTGGACCAGCTCGGTTCGTGGGATGCGATCGTGCCTTGTTCTGCCGTGCAGAGCACTCAGGTCGATGTGGCGCGTGGGGAGCTGGCAGCCCGGCTGCCTCGGAGCCCGAAGCTGTACCCGGACGATGTCCTGACCGATGAGCCCGAGGTCGTGATGATCGCCGAGCTGGTGCGTGAAGCTGCGCTGGAAGGTGTACGCGACGAATTGCCACATAGTTTGGCCGTGGTCGTCGAGGAGATCCTTCCGCGGGAGGGTCGTTCGGAGAAAGACCCGTTGACCGACGTCCGGGTGAATGTTTTCGTGGAACGGTCGAGCCAGAAAGCGATCATCATCGGACGGGGCGGATCCAGGTTGAAGCAGGTGGGGACGACGGCCCGGGCCGGTATCGAGGAGCTCCTCGGGCATCGTGTGCATCTGGACCTGCATGTGAAGGTCGCCAAGGATTGGCAGCGTGACCCTCGTCAGCTGCGTCGACTCGGTTTCTGA
- a CDS encoding NUDIX hydrolase, giving the protein MALQLLTTEVVAVIATVDSGVPQVLTVGASDGVLALPSGPLLADHRSLQAGLRTWVEQQTGLRLGFVEQLYTFADRERIGAHERVISVSYIGLSRPTAPTDGAARWCPWYELFPWEDRRRARTETILAELRGRLSTWARSAARAEVVADRSTRLRLAFGDGERAWHAEDCLARYELLWEAGLLPESLGAARAGTSESGSTDLAKAREMTGRSMRSDHRRMVATAMSRLRSTIQYRPVVFEVMPPTFTLGQLQTVVEAFSGTLLHKQNFRRLVESEELVEETGGRMAATGGRPAKLVRFRADVLSERPGVGLRLPQVRQR; this is encoded by the coding sequence GTGGCTCTCCAGTTACTGACCACCGAAGTCGTCGCCGTCATCGCCACGGTCGATTCCGGCGTCCCCCAGGTTCTCACCGTCGGCGCCTCTGACGGGGTCCTCGCCTTGCCCAGTGGCCCGCTGTTGGCCGATCACCGCTCCTTGCAAGCGGGGCTGCGGACGTGGGTGGAACAACAGACCGGGCTTCGGTTGGGGTTCGTGGAACAGCTCTACACCTTCGCGGACCGGGAACGTATCGGTGCGCACGAACGAGTCATCTCGGTGTCCTACATCGGACTGTCCCGCCCGACCGCGCCGACCGACGGTGCGGCACGCTGGTGTCCCTGGTACGAGCTCTTCCCCTGGGAGGACCGGCGCAGAGCTCGCACGGAGACGATCCTGGCCGAGCTGCGGGGCCGATTGTCCACCTGGGCTCGATCAGCGGCTCGTGCCGAGGTGGTGGCTGACCGGTCGACCCGGCTACGACTTGCTTTCGGCGACGGGGAGCGGGCCTGGCATGCGGAGGACTGCCTTGCCCGCTACGAACTGCTCTGGGAAGCAGGACTTTTACCGGAGTCCCTCGGTGCCGCGCGCGCCGGCACCTCGGAGAGCGGCTCGACAGATCTCGCGAAGGCGAGGGAGATGACCGGGCGGTCGATGCGTTCGGATCATCGCCGGATGGTGGCGACGGCGATGAGTCGGCTGAGGTCGACGATCCAGTACCGACCGGTGGTCTTCGAGGTGATGCCGCCGACTTTCACCCTGGGGCAGTTGCAGACGGTGGTGGAGGCGTTCTCGGGGACTTTGCTGCACAAGCAGAATTTCCGACGCCTGGTCGAGTCCGAGGAGTTGGTGGAGGAGACCGGTGGACGGATGGCTGCCACTGGGGGTCGGCCGGCGAAACTGGTGCGCTTCCGTGCCGATGTCCTTTCTGAGCGGCCTGGGGTAGGGCTTCGCCTGCCGCAGGTACGCCAACGTTGA
- a CDS encoding PhoH family protein, protein MSDQFSAPGSSGESSFDQPSAAAAARVIAVPPGIPMVSLLGPHDQLLTTMERQLPALEIFVRGNEIHLQGPEPELDLAQSLIDELLVIASTGQPLNRDAVERSLRMLREQVRERPADVLTANIVSSRGRTIRPKTLNQKRYVDAIDEHTVVFGIGPAGTGKTYLAMAKAVAALQSKQVTRIILTRPAVEAGERLGFLPGTLNDKIDPYLRPLYDALHDMIDPESIPRLMAAGTIEVAPLAYMRGRTLNDAFIILDEAQNTSPEQMKMFLTRLGFGSKIVVTGDVTQVDLPGGTQSGLRVVREILAGVEDIHFSELTPLDVVRHRLVGDIVDAYGRWDDSQRAPKERRSTARGRRPVAARRAHAIGATETDNVRGEDSAQKAPTPGAER, encoded by the coding sequence ATGAGTGATCAGTTCAGTGCACCCGGTTCGTCCGGGGAGTCCTCTTTCGACCAGCCGTCCGCTGCCGCTGCAGCCCGGGTGATAGCGGTCCCGCCTGGCATCCCCATGGTGTCCTTGCTCGGGCCGCACGACCAGCTGCTGACCACGATGGAACGTCAGCTTCCCGCTCTGGAGATCTTCGTTCGGGGTAACGAGATCCACTTGCAGGGGCCGGAGCCCGAGCTGGACCTGGCACAGAGCCTCATCGACGAGTTGCTCGTGATCGCGAGCACCGGCCAACCGCTCAACCGGGACGCGGTCGAGCGGTCGCTGCGTATGTTGCGTGAACAGGTTCGAGAACGCCCTGCGGACGTTCTGACCGCGAACATCGTCTCCAGCCGTGGGCGCACCATCCGCCCGAAGACCTTGAACCAGAAACGGTATGTCGACGCCATCGACGAGCACACCGTCGTGTTCGGGATCGGCCCAGCAGGTACCGGTAAGACCTATCTGGCGATGGCCAAGGCGGTGGCTGCGCTCCAGTCCAAACAGGTCACCCGGATCATCTTGACCAGGCCTGCAGTCGAAGCCGGCGAACGGTTGGGCTTCCTGCCCGGCACCCTGAACGACAAGATCGACCCTTATCTGCGGCCGCTCTACGACGCGCTGCACGACATGATCGATCCTGAGTCGATTCCTCGTCTGATGGCAGCAGGCACCATTGAGGTCGCTCCGTTGGCCTACATGCGTGGACGAACCCTGAACGATGCTTTCATCATCCTCGACGAGGCGCAGAACACCTCGCCGGAGCAGATGAAGATGTTCCTCACCCGCCTTGGCTTCGGGTCGAAGATTGTGGTCACCGGGGACGTCACCCAGGTCGACCTTCCCGGTGGGACCCAATCCGGGCTACGGGTGGTCAGGGAGATCCTCGCAGGAGTCGAGGACATCCACTTCTCCGAGCTCACCCCGCTGGACGTGGTCCGGCACCGACTCGTCGGCGACATCGTCGATGCCTACGGACGTTGGGACGACAGCCAACGTGCCCCGAAGGAGCGCAGGTCGACGGCACGGGGCCGTCGCCCGGTGGCTGCCCGGCGGGCGCACGCCATCGGCGCCACCGAAACCGACAACGTCCGCGGGGAAGACTCCGCCCAGAAAGCACCGACACCGGGAGCCGAACGATGA
- a CDS encoding hemolysin family protein, which translates to MTAQLLAACLGCLVLTFVLVAAEAALQRVSRHSAEEFVAAGRRGALSLAAILSDSAGFLSTLAFVRIMTETTVAVLATLAMSELLDGVWSIMLTSILVMSVASFVIVGVSPRTLGRQHADTVSLALAPMVVWLRRLLGPLSRLLVTVGNAVTPGRGYRDGPFESEAELRDLVDLAGDAQLIEAEERQMIHSVFELGDTLVREVMVPRTDMITIESSKNLRQATSLFLRSGFSRVPVIGEDADDPVGLLYFKDVARRTYDVAGSTTQLVTEVMRPASYVPESKAADVLLREMQGDQIHMAIVVDEYGGTAGLVTIEDILEEIVGEIADEYDRESPSVEQLEDGMMRVPASMHIDDVAELFDVELDDDDVDTVAGLLAKVIGRVPILGSTGRVAGLELVADRMSGRRHRIATVVVRKLAPTELEEET; encoded by the coding sequence ATGACGGCCCAGCTGTTGGCCGCCTGTCTCGGCTGTCTCGTACTGACTTTCGTGTTGGTCGCGGCGGAGGCGGCTTTGCAGCGGGTGAGCCGCCACAGCGCCGAGGAATTCGTCGCAGCGGGCCGGCGAGGGGCGCTTTCCTTGGCTGCGATCCTCTCCGACAGCGCCGGATTCCTCTCGACCTTGGCTTTCGTCCGGATCATGACCGAGACGACAGTTGCCGTCTTGGCGACCCTGGCCATGAGTGAACTGTTGGACGGGGTCTGGTCGATCATGCTGACTTCGATCCTGGTCATGAGCGTGGCTTCTTTCGTGATCGTCGGGGTCAGCCCGCGTACCTTGGGCAGGCAGCACGCCGATACGGTCTCCTTGGCGCTCGCGCCGATGGTGGTCTGGCTTCGCCGGTTGTTGGGGCCGCTCTCCCGGTTGTTGGTGACGGTGGGTAACGCGGTGACCCCGGGACGGGGATATCGGGATGGGCCGTTCGAGAGCGAGGCTGAACTGCGTGATCTGGTGGATCTGGCGGGGGATGCTCAGCTGATCGAGGCAGAGGAACGCCAGATGATCCACTCGGTCTTCGAATTGGGGGACACCCTGGTGCGTGAGGTGATGGTTCCCCGGACGGACATGATCACGATCGAGTCGTCCAAGAACCTGCGGCAGGCCACGTCGCTCTTCCTGCGTTCCGGGTTCAGCCGGGTTCCGGTGATCGGCGAGGACGCTGATGATCCGGTGGGTCTGCTCTATTTCAAGGATGTGGCCCGACGCACCTACGATGTGGCGGGGTCGACGACGCAGTTGGTCACCGAGGTGATGCGTCCGGCTTCGTACGTTCCGGAGAGCAAAGCGGCCGATGTGCTGCTCCGGGAGATGCAGGGCGACCAGATCCACATGGCGATCGTCGTCGACGAATACGGCGGAACAGCAGGTCTGGTCACCATCGAGGACATCTTGGAGGAGATCGTGGGGGAGATCGCCGACGAGTACGACCGGGAAAGTCCGTCCGTCGAGCAGCTCGAGGACGGCATGATGCGGGTCCCCGCGTCGATGCACATCGACGACGTGGCCGAGCTCTTCGACGTCGAACTCGATGACGACGACGTGGACACTGTCGCAGGACTGTTGGCGAAGGTGATCGGTCGGGTGCCGATCTTGGGATCGACTGGGCGAGTCGCCGGATTGGAACTGGTGGCGGACCGGATGTCGGGGCGACGGCATCGCATCGCCACCGTGGTGGTCCGCAAGTTGGCGCCCACCGAGCTGGAGGAGGAAACATGA
- the hrcA gene encoding heat-inducible transcriptional repressor HrcA translates to MSEERRMAVLRAIVQDYVRTSEPVGSKALLDRHALGVSAATVRNDMAALEEEGLITAPHTSAGRIPTDAGYRLFVDQLSEVKPLSVAERAAIADFLSGAIDLDDVVERTVRLLASLTHQVAVMQYPSLTRSSVRHIELVAIGHDRLMVVLILTTGRVEQRIIESDCDLRTVAGEEQLADLRSRFNTEACGRTLPDAATRLSMLPDDLQPQYRDLARAVVRALDDALVEEREERVVMAGTANLARFSPDFPLTIGPVLEALEEHVVLLKLFGTLAADGPSSGVAVSIGRENDHLGLLGTSVVTTGYGTGRDVVAGLGVLGPTRMDYPTTMACVRSVATYVSKILAS, encoded by the coding sequence ATGAGTGAGGAACGCCGGATGGCAGTGCTGCGAGCCATCGTGCAGGACTATGTGCGTACCTCTGAGCCGGTGGGCAGCAAAGCTCTTTTGGACCGGCATGCGCTCGGGGTCTCTGCCGCGACGGTGCGCAATGACATGGCCGCACTCGAGGAGGAAGGGTTGATCACTGCACCGCACACGAGTGCAGGACGGATCCCCACCGACGCCGGTTACCGTCTTTTCGTCGATCAGCTTTCCGAGGTCAAACCACTGTCGGTGGCCGAACGGGCAGCGATCGCCGACTTCCTCTCCGGAGCCATCGACCTCGATGACGTGGTGGAGCGGACGGTTCGACTGCTCGCCTCGCTCACCCATCAGGTCGCGGTCATGCAGTATCCGTCGCTGACTCGCAGCTCGGTGCGACACATCGAACTGGTCGCGATCGGGCACGACCGGCTGATGGTGGTCCTCATCCTCACCACTGGACGGGTGGAACAACGGATCATCGAGTCGGACTGCGACCTGCGGACCGTGGCAGGCGAGGAACAACTCGCTGATCTGCGCTCCAGGTTCAACACCGAAGCTTGCGGACGAACCCTGCCCGACGCAGCGACCCGGCTGTCCATGTTGCCCGACGACCTGCAACCTCAATACCGCGATTTGGCCAGAGCGGTCGTGCGAGCCCTGGACGACGCACTCGTCGAGGAACGGGAGGAACGCGTGGTGATGGCGGGCACGGCCAATCTGGCACGCTTCTCACCGGATTTCCCATTGACCATCGGCCCTGTGCTGGAGGCGCTGGAGGAACATGTCGTCCTCCTGAAGCTCTTCGGTACGCTCGCCGCCGACGGACCTTCGTCAGGCGTTGCGGTGAGCATCGGGCGGGAGAATGATCATCTGGGGTTGTTGGGCACCTCTGTGGTGACCACCGGGTACGGTACGGGACGCGATGTGGTTGCCGGATTGGGCGTTCTCGGACCGACCCGCATGGACTATCCCACGACGATGGCCTGTGTCCGGAGCGTGGCGACCTATGTCAGCAAGATCCTTGCGTCCTGA
- the nadA gene encoding quinolinate synthase NadA: protein MSASLTIPRADDLYTRVSHVIPPVEWATMIDDVQAIWQLKAEKKATVLAHNYMTPEIFHTVADIVGDSLALAREAQHVDADVIVVAGVHFMAETAKLLNPNTTVLIPDPSAGCSLADGITAQDVQALREQHPDTPIVTYVNTSAAVKAASDICCTSGNAARIVESVTAGMARPRALLIPDRYLARNIATQTGIEILTYEGSCEVHERFTPADLHRLREEHPGVRILAHPECPPDVIAAADLAGSTAQMQSYVEKQRPSLVALITECSMSDNLAAANPDIQLIRPCNLCPHMKRNTLTAIRRALETDTHEIHLDPDVSEGAYRAVSRMLALS, encoded by the coding sequence ATGTCTGCCAGCCTCACCATTCCCCGTGCGGACGACCTGTACACGCGAGTCAGCCACGTGATACCGCCCGTCGAATGGGCCACCATGATCGACGACGTCCAAGCGATCTGGCAGCTCAAGGCAGAGAAAAAGGCCACCGTCCTGGCCCACAACTACATGACCCCGGAGATCTTCCACACCGTCGCGGACATCGTCGGAGACTCCCTGGCGCTGGCCCGAGAAGCGCAACATGTCGACGCTGACGTCATCGTTGTTGCCGGGGTCCACTTCATGGCAGAGACCGCCAAACTGCTCAACCCGAACACAACTGTCCTCATCCCCGACCCCTCAGCCGGATGCTCACTGGCCGACGGGATCACCGCCCAAGACGTCCAGGCACTGCGTGAGCAGCACCCCGACACGCCGATCGTCACCTATGTCAACACCTCAGCTGCGGTCAAAGCCGCCTCCGACATCTGCTGTACCAGTGGAAATGCCGCTCGTATCGTCGAATCCGTCACTGCGGGAATGGCCCGCCCCCGTGCGCTGCTGATCCCCGACCGCTATCTCGCCCGCAATATCGCCACTCAGACCGGCATCGAGATCCTCACCTACGAAGGCAGCTGCGAAGTCCACGAACGCTTCACCCCCGCAGACCTGCACCGCCTTCGCGAAGAACACCCCGGGGTCCGGATCCTCGCACACCCCGAATGTCCTCCCGACGTGATCGCGGCGGCCGACCTTGCCGGGTCGACCGCACAGATGCAGAGCTACGTCGAGAAACAGCGTCCTTCGCTGGTCGCCCTCATCACCGAATGCTCCATGAGCGACAACCTCGCCGCAGCAAACCCAGACATCCAGCTCATCCGCCCCTGCAATCTGTGCCCCCACATGAAACGCAACACCCTCACCGCCATCCGCCGCGCGTTGGAGACCGACACCCACGAGATCCACCTGGACCCCGACGTCTCCGAGGGCGCCTACCGAGCTGTCTCCCGAATGCTCGCCCTCTCCTGA